From Helicoverpa armigera isolate CAAS_96S chromosome 17, ASM3070526v1, whole genome shotgun sequence, one genomic window encodes:
- the LOC110384282 gene encoding proteasome subunit beta type-3 — protein sequence MSILAYNGGAVVAMKGKDCVAIATDKRFGIQAQTVSTNFPKVYQMGPALYVGLPGLATDTQTVFQRLKFRMNLYELKENRMMRPKTFSAMLSNLLYERRFGPYFIEPVIAGLDPYDNQPYVCNMDLIGCPNEPEDFVVSGTCSEQLYGMCEALWEPNLSPDELFETISQALVNAADRDAISGWGAVVYIIEKDKITEKHVKTRMD from the exons ATG TCTATTTTAGCTTACAATGGAGGTGCGGTAGTCGCAATGAAGGGGAAGGACTGCGTGGCAATCGCGACAGACAAACGCTTCGGTATTCAGGCTCAGACTGTTTCCACCAACTTCCCCAAGGTGTATCAAATGGGCCCTGCACTGTATGTCGGCCTTCCCGGCTTAGCTACTGATACACAGACCGTGTTCCAGAGACTAAAATTCAG AATGAACCTTTACGAGCTGAAAGAGAACAGAATGATGAGACCCAAGACGTTCTCCGCGATGCTCTCCAACCTGTTGTACGAGAGGCGCTTTGGACCCTACTTCATTGAGCCCGTCATCGCTGGACTGGATCCCTATGATAACCAGCCTTATGTGTGCAATATGGATCTG ATTGGCTGCCCCAATGAGCCAGAAGACTTTGTGGTATCAGGCACATGCTCAGAACAGCTGTATGGTATGTGTGAAGCTCTGTGGGAACCCAACCTATCTCCTGATGAACTGTTCGAAACTATCTCACAG GCGTTAGTGAACGCAGCTGACCGCGACGCGATCTCCGGTTGGGGCGCCGTCGTGTACATCATCGAGAAGGACAAGATCACCGAGAAACACGTCAAGACGAGGATGGACTAG
- the LOC110384289 gene encoding beta-ureidopropionase-like produces the protein MDSKPVRSLDEIIKNNLDSEQLKEYNRIHYGRKDHSELKLQDSAIKAGEKYGFEVAGFSFNAAKEVRTPKIVKVGLIQHSIVLPTNEPIDKQKNAIFDKVEKLIETAASEGVQILCLQEAWYMPFFLCTREKEDWAEFAEPAENGPSFQFLSKLAKKFSMVIISPILENDNGIWWNTAVVINESGNYMGKHRKNHLPSVGSFSETFYYLPGNTGHPVFETKYAKIAVNICYGRHHALNWLMFGQNGAEIVFNPAATISEFGESFWGIEARNAAIANNYYTCSLNRVGTEDFTTKLNQNITRSYYGSSYITAPNGCRTPGLSRDKDGLLIVAMDLNLCRQVKDHWGFNMTARLDQYAKELKEALPLGK, from the coding sequence ATGGACTCAAAACCAGTGCGAAGTTTGGacgaaattatcaaaaataatttggattctGAGCAGTTAAAGGAATATAATAGGATACATTACGGAAGAAAGGATCATTCTGAATTGAAACTTCAAGATTCTGCCATAAAAGCTGGTGAGAAATATGGATTCGAAGTCGCAGGATTTTCTTTTAATGCCGCAAAAGAGGTTAGGACCCCGAAGATAGTCAAGGTTGGTCTAATTCAACACTCAATTGTTTTGCCCACGAACGAGCCAATTGATAAAcagaaaaatgcaatttttgatAAAGTGGAAAAGTTAATTGAGACAGCAGCTTCGGAAGGAGTCCAAATACTCTGTTTACAAGAAGCATGGTACATGCCATTTTTCTTGTGCACTCGAGAAAAGGAGGATTGGGCAGAGTTTGCGGAACCTGCAGAGAATGGACCAAGCTTTCAATTTCTAAGTAAGTTGGCTAAAAAGTTCAGCATGGTCATAATATCTCCTATTTTAGAAAATGATAACGGTATTTGGTGGAACACGGCAGTTGTAATAAATGAAAGTGGAAACTACATGGGAAAGCATCGCAAGAACCATTTGCCTAGTGTTGGGAGTTTCAgcgaaacattttattatttacctggCAACACTGGTCATCCAGTGTTCGAAACGAAATACGCAAAGATTGCTGTTAACATTTGCTACGGTCGTCACCATGCTTTAAATTGGTTAATGTTTGGTCAGAATGGAGCAGAGATAGTTTTTAACCCTGCAGCTACTATTTCGGAATTTGGAGAATCATTCTGGGGCATTGAAGCCCGGAATGCAGCGATTGCCAATAACTACTACACTTGTAGCCTCAACCGAGTAGGAACAGAGGATTTTACAACGAAACTCAATCAAAACATTACTAGAAGTTATTATGGATCCAGCTACATTACAGCTCCCAATGGATGCAGAACTCCGGGCTTATCAAGAGATAAAGATGGACTTCTTATTGTTGCAATGGATTTGAATCTATGCCGTCAAGTAAAGGACCACTGGGGTTTTAATATGACTGCTCGCCTCGATCAGTATGCTAAAGAATTAAAGGAAGCACTGCCATTAGGTAAATAA
- the LOC110384251 gene encoding beta-ureidopropionase-like: MENETVSLEAIINNNLSGKDLEEFNRIYYGRTDNQEVKLKDSSIAAAKEADFEIAAYAFPAKKEQTRPPRIVKVGVIQHSIAAPTDRPVNEQKKAIFEKVKKIIDVAGQEGVNIICFQELWNMPFAFCTREKQPWCEFAESAEDGPTTRFLSELAAKYAMVFVSSILERDENHSDILWNTAVIISDTGSVIGKHRKNHIPRVGDFNESNYYMEGNTGHPVFATRYGKIAVNICFGRHHVLNWMMFGQNGAEIVFNPSATIAAEAGSEYMWNIEARNAAITNCYYTAAINRVGFEEFPNEFTSADGKPAHKDLGLFYGSSYFTGPDGVRCPGLSRTRDGLLIAVMDLNKNRQIKDRRCYYMTQRLDMYVNSLAKVLELDYKPQVVHENEK; this comes from the coding sequence ATGGAAAACGAAACTGTCAGCTTAGAAGCCATCATCAACAACAACCTCAGCGGCAAAGACCTCGAGGAGTTCAACAGAATCTATTATGGAAGAACTGATAACCAAGAAGTTAAACTGAAGGACTCTTCCATTGCTGCAGCGAAGGAAGCCGACTTCGAAATCGCCGCCTACGCCTTCCCCGCAAAGAAAGAACAAACTAGACCACCCAGGATTGTGAAGGTGGGCGTCATCCAGCATTCCATCGCCGCACCCACCGACCGCCCCGTCAATGAACAGAAGAAAGCCATCTTTGAGAAAGTCAAGAAGATCATCGATGTCGCCGGACAAGAGGGAGTCAACATCATCTGCTTCCAAGAATTATGGAACATGCCTTTCGCCTTCTGCACCAGGGAGAAGCAGCCGTGGTGCGAGTTCGCCGAGTCCGCCGAAGATGGCCCTACCACGAGATTCCTGAGCGAGTTAGCAGCTAAGTACGCAATGGTATTCGTTTCCTCCATCCTTGAAAGAGACGAGAACCATTCTGACATTCTGTGGAACACTGCTGTGATCATCAGCGACACCGGTAGCGTGATTGGCAAACACCGCAAGAACCACATCCCTAGGGTTGGAGACTTCAACGAATCTAACTACTACATGGAAGGCAACACTGGCCACCCTGTCTTCGCTACCCGCTACGGTAAGATTGCCGTGAACATCTGCTTCGGGCGTCATCATGTCTTGAACTGGATGATGTTCGGTCAGAACGGTGCTGAAATCGTGTTCAACCCATCGGCTACAATTGCTGCTGAAGCCGGTAGCGAGTACATGTGGAACATCGAAGCTAGGAATGCTGCGATTACCAACTGCTACTACACGGCTGCTATCAACCGTGTTGGTTTCGAGGAGTTCCCCAACGAGTTCACATCGGCTGATGGTAAACCTGCCCACAAGGACTTGGGTCTGTTCTATGGATCGAGCTACTTCACCGGTCCTGACGGCGTGAGGTGCCCTGGCTTGTCACGTACAAGGGATGGCTTGCTGATTGCTGTCATGGACCTGAACAAGAACAGGCAGATTAAAGACAGGCGTTGTTACTACATGACACAACGTCTAGATATGTACGTGAACAGCCTCGCCAAGGTACTCGAATTAGATTACAAACCACAAGTCGTTCACGAAAATGAGAAGTGA